The following are encoded in a window of Hyalangium minutum genomic DNA:
- the tnpB gene encoding IS66 family insertion sequence element accessory protein TnpB (TnpB, as the term is used for proteins encoded by IS66 family insertion elements, is considered an accessory protein, since TnpC, encoded by a neighboring gene, is a DDE family transposase.), with translation MLTLTRAVRVFACAAPVDMRKGFDGLSALVEQQLGGQVLKGDVFLFVGRSRRRAKVLYFDGTGLVLLTKRLFQGRFARPWPDKGAASVELTVAELSLFLEGCELAGRWKLSPPAFDEKTLAVGSPP, from the coding sequence GTGCTGACGCTCACCCGAGCGGTGCGGGTGTTCGCGTGTGCAGCACCGGTGGACATGCGCAAGGGGTTTGACGGGCTCAGCGCGCTGGTGGAGCAGCAGTTGGGAGGGCAGGTGCTTAAGGGGGACGTGTTCCTGTTCGTGGGCAGAAGCCGTCGCCGGGCCAAGGTGCTCTACTTCGATGGGACGGGGCTGGTGCTGCTGACCAAGCGGCTGTTCCAGGGGAGGTTTGCCCGGCCCTGGCCGGACAAAGGAGCCGCCTCGGTGGAGCTGACGGTGGCCGAGTTGTCGCTGTTTTTGGAGGGCTGCGAGCTGGCGGGGCGCTGGAAGCTGTCGCCTCCCGCGTTCGACGAAAAAACCCTGGCGGTGGGCAGCCCTCCGTAG
- a CDS encoding aldo/keto reductase, giving the protein MDAGHFARFAGANREANAQIVAGLQGLAKRWGITAGQLAIGWVLGKQPRFVPTLGMRTLQQLDEALAAKPLTAEHLAEVEAIAPRGAIAGTRYPAAHMAALDSEKR; this is encoded by the coding sequence CTGGACGCCGGCCACTTCGCGCGGTTCGCCGGTGCGAATCGTGAGGCGAACGCTCAGATCGTCGCCGGTCTCCAGGGCCTCGCGAAGCGTTGGGGCATCACGGCGGGTCAGCTTGCGATCGGGTGGGTGCTCGGCAAGCAGCCGCGGTTCGTGCCGACGCTGGGCATGCGCACGCTCCAGCAACTGGACGAAGCGCTCGCTGCGAAGCCGTTGACCGCGGAGCACCTCGCCGAGGTCGAGGCGATCGCGCCGCGCGGTGCGATCGCGGGCACCCGCTACCCAGCCGCGCACATGGCCGCGCTCGATAGCGAGAAGCGCTAA